The proteins below come from a single Oscillospiraceae bacterium genomic window:
- a CDS encoding GH25 family lysozyme: MNVYGIDTNYHHPIKNWASVAAWLKRMNNGAPGFDMVRIGYSSRSGKGGLILDNIALASLKKCNELGIPVGVFVYCYDTTPAAAEKTIRDVIAAIKPYKIEYPVAYDIEYGTHDGKATGYKYDKKANAANNTAIVAAALKAIEAAGYYGMIYCSRDFYLNYLEGAKLSAYDVWEAAYTSKDTAAVVNGIWQYTSTGGVPGITGNVDLDVAYKDYPAIIKTAGLNGFTASKPTTDTTPTLKTIKAGPMSAGDYKKHTAALAADGIAWEDC; this comes from the coding sequence ATGAACGTCTACGGTATCGACACAAACTATCATCACCCGATTAAGAACTGGGCCAGCGTCGCCGCGTGGCTGAAACGCATGAACAACGGCGCCCCCGGCTTTGACATGGTGAGAATCGGCTATTCCTCGCGCAGCGGCAAGGGCGGGCTCATTCTGGACAATATCGCCCTCGCAAGTCTCAAAAAGTGCAACGAGCTCGGAATCCCCGTCGGCGTGTTCGTCTACTGCTACGACACGACGCCCGCCGCCGCCGAGAAAACTATCCGCGACGTTATCGCCGCGATCAAGCCGTACAAAATCGAGTACCCCGTCGCCTACGACATCGAGTACGGAACACACGACGGCAAGGCCACGGGGTACAAGTACGACAAGAAAGCGAACGCCGCGAATAATACGGCAATCGTCGCCGCCGCGCTCAAGGCCATCGAGGCCGCGGGCTATTACGGCATGATCTATTGCTCGCGCGACTTCTATCTCAACTACCTCGAGGGGGCCAAGCTGTCCGCCTATGATGTTTGGGAGGCGGCCTATACCTCTAAGGACACCGCCGCCGTCGTAAACGGTATTTGGCAGTACACGAGCACAGGCGGCGTTCCCGGCATTACCGGGAATGTCGATCTCGACGTCGCCTATAAGGACTACCCGGCAATCATCAAGACCGCGGGCCTCAACGGCTTTACGGCCAGCAAGCCAACGACCGACACCACGCCCACGCTCAAGACCATCAAGGCCGGGCCCATGAGCGCGGGCGACTACAAGAAACACACCGCGGCGCTCGCCGCCGACGGCATTGCATGGGAGGACTGCTAA
- a CDS encoding XkdX family protein translates to MFRFLKTQYRLQQTEEKRAAYKEKLRSYCPKIITPEQYEEITGEKFENDSEV, encoded by the coding sequence ATGTTCCGCTTTTTAAAAACGCAGTACCGTTTGCAACAGACAGAGGAAAAGCGGGCCGCGTACAAAGAGAAATTGCGCTCGTACTGTCCTAAGATCATCACGCCCGAGCAGTACGAGGAAATCACGGGCGAGAAATTCGAGAACGATTCGGAGGTCTAA